A region of candidate division TA06 bacterium DNA encodes the following proteins:
- a CDS encoding rhomboid family intramembrane serine protease, translated as MIPLKDDIVSSSFSFINTLLIAANALAFLYELSLGPGLNHFILQTATAPEKVMANGALGWPSILYSMFLHAGWAHFLGNMLYLYIFGDNVEDALGHIKYLVFYLLCGFGAAWAHILTDPGSAVPMVGASGAIAGVLGAYFLLYPKARVLTLVFLGFFIRIIKIPALVVLGFWIILQLVLGLGSLPLRGQGGGVAWFAHIGGFACGMVLIFAMGGWRKRQNYVAKTGAFWDN; from the coding sequence ATGATCCCGCTTAAAGATGACATAGTTTCTTCCAGCTTCTCTTTCATCAATACCCTGCTGATCGCCGCTAATGCGCTGGCCTTCCTTTATGAACTTAGCCTGGGGCCGGGTTTGAACCATTTCATTCTCCAGACGGCGACGGCGCCGGAAAAGGTCATGGCGAACGGAGCCTTGGGCTGGCCCAGTATCTTATACTCCATGTTCCTTCATGCCGGCTGGGCCCATTTTCTGGGTAACATGCTTTATCTTTATATCTTCGGCGATAATGTGGAGGACGCCCTGGGGCATATCAAATACCTGGTCTTCTATCTTTTATGCGGATTCGGGGCGGCTTGGGCCCATATCCTCACTGACCCGGGCTCTGCCGTTCCCATGGTCGGTGCTTCCGGAGCCATTGCCGGTGTGTTGGGGGCGTATTTCCTGCTTTACCCCAAGGCTCGGGTCCTGACTCTGGTATTCCTTGGTTTCTTCATCCGGATCATCAAGATACCGGCTCTGGTGGTGCTGGGTTTTTGGATCATCCTGCAACTGGTGCTGGGCTTGGGCAGTTTGCCGTTGAGGGGGCAGGGCGGAGGGGTGGCCTGGTTCGCCCACATTGGAGGGTTCGCCTGCGGCATGGTCCTGATATTCGCGATGGGAGGGTGGAGAAAACGGCAGAATTATGTTGCAAAAACCGGCGCTTTTTGGGATAATTAA